DNA from Dietzia lutea:
CGCAGGTCGGCCCCCGACTCGTTTGCGGCCGCCAGTACGGCCGGCGACTGTACGGCGACATCCACCGATCCGTTGGACAGCGCAGCGATGATGGGTCCTGCGCCTCGTTCCATAGCCACTGTGTCCAGCTCGATCCCGGCGTCCTGGGTGTAGCCGAGCTGCTGGGCGAGGTACATCGGAACGAAGCTCGGCACGGATGCGGTTGCTGCGACCACCGTCTCCAGTTCCGCGCCATCAGAACCGGCATCTGGACTTCCGCCACAACCAGCCAGAGTGACGGCGACGGCAACGGCGCCAGCGCCAGCTCCGAACAACGTGAAGGGCCCCTTCATGATTTCTCCTCGTCTAAGAAAGCGTGGTTCGGCACAATCGCCCCTCGACTTGAGAGCCGTAACTCCACGCGTGCGACTAACTATAGTGATTCACATCATAGAGACAAGGTCTAGTTTCTGGGGACGGTTCTGCGGGACAGCGCGGGGTAACGGTTGCGACGGCCGCTCAGGGCGCGTTCGAGAATCCGCGAACGAGACGAGGCGGAACACGGTGGCGTGCGGAAATCGTGAAGAAAGCAGCCCCGTCGTTCGAGGCGATGCGTGACTCCATCACCGATATCGCAGGATTGCGGATCACCTGCAGCTGCGTCTCAGATGTCTACCGCGTCGCCAGGATGCTCACCGAACAGGATGACGTATCGATACTGGAGGTCAAGGACTACATCGCCCAGCCGAAACTGAACGGGTACCGTAGCCTCCACGTGCTCGTGCAGATCCCAGTATTCCTTTCTGACAAGGTCGCGCCGGTGACGGTGGATCTCCAGCTTCGCACAGTGGCGAGGGACTTCTGGGCGAGTCTGGAGCACAAGATTCTCTACAAGTAGGACCATGACCTGCCGCCCAAGGTTCGCGAGGAACTACTCACTTCCGCCCGCATAGCCAGCGAACTCGACTCGGAGCGTCTCCAACGCAGGTCCACGGGGAGAACCGCGCGGAGCCGCGGCGAGACGACCCCTTCGTGCCACCGGACTCGGTGCTGGAGCTGCTGCGACAAATACGAACAGGGCGCGAGTAGGGAGGGAGAGCGGGGGTTCGGAGCGGCCTGCTGCACTCATTGACCAGCGACGACAGTGCGGGAGGGGAGTCCCGAGAGTCGGAGAAGCCCCCCGGTGGCGATGCGTCCGGCGACATGCCGAAGCTCGCCGAGCCCGCCGCGGCGGAGCTCCCGCAGGACTACTTGGGTGCCGGCTTCTCTGCGGGGGACTCGTCGATCGTTGCGAGTTCACCACCGACCTCGACCGTCTCGTCCTCGTGGGCGACGATCTTGGAGAGTGTGCCCGCGGCGGGGGAGGGGATCTCGGTGTCGACCTTGTCGGTGGAGACCTCGAGCAACGGTTCGTCGATCTCTACCGTGTCGCCCTCCTTCTTGAGCCAGCGGGCGACTGTGCCCTCGGTGACGGATTCACCGAGAGCCGGCAACTTTACGGAAAAGGCCATGTTGTTGTGACTCCTCAATATTGAGTTCGGGCCTCTGCCCGGCGGCGCGATCCGCGCCAGCGGGCAGAGGCGTCGAGGTTGTGGGCTATCTGGTCTTCGTGGCGATCCGGGGGCGGGTCGCGGTGGCGCCCCGTCCAGATGGTCGCTCGCCATTATGCTTTCTGTCGCCCGTCGGCGTCGGCGGAGGCTCCGATCCGGTCACGAGCGGACACCCGATCCGACGGTGGCCCCGTCATCACCACTGCGGCACCGAGATCACGATGCCTGAACTCGGCGAGTCCGTCACGGAGGGCACCATCACCAACTGACTCAAGGGGGATGGGTTACTCGACGGGCAGAACAAGGAGTGTGCTGGGATAACGTGATGGTCGAGTCATTCTTCTCAGCGCTGAAGGACGAACGCGTCCATCGGACCGACTACGCCACGAAAGCGCAGGCCAGGCGCGACGTGATCGCTATATCGAACGGTTCTGCAACGGTCGACGGCGTCGTCTAACGCCGAGGTACAAGCGGCCGAATGACGCGCCGTTCCTCGAACCAGGTTTTCAGCGAGACGCCATGCCCGCGATGGGATGACAGGGAAGTGAGCACGAGCATGACACACGATGGAACGGACCGCTTCGTTCGAATGGTGGCCCCGCGGACCGCCGAGATCGTCGCCGAGGGCGACCTGACGCCCGGCGACGGCCAGGTGGTCGTCGACATCGGGTACTGCGGCATCTGCGGGACCGACACGCACGGGTACGACTCAGCAGCGCTCTCCCCGGCGGTCTTCGGACACGAGTGGATGGGCGTGGTCGCCGCGGTCGGTCCACGGGTGTCGCAGCTCGAAGTCGGACAGCGCGTAGTGGCCGGTGTGGGACCGGCGTGCGGCGACTGCGCGCAGTGTCGCGCCGGTCATGCCGACCACTGTGATCTCGCTTTTGCCGAGGCGAACGGGGTGACCGACGATGCTCCGGAGCACGGCGGATACGGGACTCGCATCCGGGTCTCGGCGCGGCGCGCCATCCCGGTTCCCGATGCGCTGTCAGACGTCGAGGCTGGCCTGTTGGAACCGGCGACCGTGACCTTCCACGCGGTTAGACGAGCGCGGATCTCCCTGGGCGCCACCGTCGTGGTCCAGGGCGCGGGGCCGATCGGACTGTTGACCGCGCAGCACGCGCGGGCCGGTGGGGCGGGGCGCATAGTGGTCTCCGAGCCATCAGAGACACGGCGCCTGGCAGCGAGGCGTCTCGGCTTCACCGACGTCGTGCGCCCAGACGAGTTGCACTCTGCACTCGCCGAGGCGTCCGGAGGACTTGGCGCCGACGTCCTCTTCGAGTGCTCCGGGGTGGCGTCGTTACTCCAGCCGTCGGCCGAACTGGTGCGGCGGGGCGGCACTCTGGCGCTGCTCGGCTACCCGGGAACGGATTCCTCGGTGAACTACGGCGACTGGCAGAGCCGCGAACTCACCGTGATCGGCTCACTCGCCTACACCCACTCCGAC
Protein-coding regions in this window:
- a CDS encoding GTP pyrophosphokinase translates to MKKAAPSFEAMRDSITDIAGLRITCSCVSDVYRVARMLTEQDDVSILEVKDYIAQPKLNGYRSLHVLVQIPVFLSDKVAPVTVDLQLRTVARDFWASLEHKILYK
- a CDS encoding zinc-dependent alcohol dehydrogenase, which encodes MTHDGTDRFVRMVAPRTAEIVAEGDLTPGDGQVVVDIGYCGICGTDTHGYDSAALSPAVFGHEWMGVVAAVGPRVSQLEVGQRVVAGVGPACGDCAQCRAGHADHCDLAFAEANGVTDDAPEHGGYGTRIRVSARRAIPVPDALSDVEAGLLEPATVTFHAVRRARISLGATVVVQGAGPIGLLTAQHARAGGAGRIVVSEPSETRRLAARRLGFTDVVRPDELHSALAEASGGLGADVLFECSGVASLLQPSAELVRRGGTLALLGYPGTDSSVNYGDWQSRELTVIGSLAYTHSDFLGTMTLVAQGRIDVASLHTGTIGLDELESMFAELGSGQSTHTKVLVDPRR